The sequence below is a genomic window from Anaerocolumna chitinilytica.
CTTGAGCCGCATTGTATCCCATCTTCTTCTGTCTGTAGTTAACAGCCGCTGATTCTACAATAATTGCAAGGTTTCTGCCGGGCCTGATAGGAATAGAATGGCATACGACTTTATTTCCCAGGAATTCGGTGTATTGCTCTTCCAATCCAAGTCTGTCATACTCCTGATCCTTATTCCATTCCTCCAGTTTGATAACCAAATCAATGGACTGTGTATTCTTTACACTTTCTACACCAAAGAGGGTCTTTACATCAATAATACCAATACCGCGAAGCTCAATAAAATGCCTTGTAATATCCGGTGCAGTACCAATGAGGGTATCATCACTGACTTTCTTTATCTCTACCACATCATCTGTTACCAGACGGTGGCCTCTTTTTATAAGTTCCAGAGCTGCCTCACTCTTACCGATTCCGCTCTCACCGGTAATTAAGATGCCTTCACCATATACATCTACTAATACACCGTGGATGGAGATGCGGGGTGCAAGCTCTACATTCAGCCAACGGATTACCTCTGCCATAAAGGAAGATGTGGTCTTTGCCGTTCTCAAAAGAGGAATTCCCTTTTCATAAGCAAGCTTAATAATCTCTTCTTTTACTTCAATATTCCTGCAAAATACGATACAAGGCACTTTGCAATCCATAAGTTTGGAGAGTATTCCCAATTCATCTTCTGATATTTTCTGTAAATAGGCATTTTCCACATGCCCGATTACCTGAACTCTTTCCGAATCAAAATAATCAAAGAAACCTGCCAACTGCAGCGCCGGTCTGTTTACATCGGGCTGTGACAGCTTTATATGCCTGATATCTAATTCAGGGGTGAGATTTTCAAGGTTCATTTTTTCAATTAATTTTGATAACTGTACCGTATACATGGCTCTCCCTTCCTGCAAACTACCCTTCAACCGGGGCAGTTTCATCCTTGTTATTTTATCACAGCCAAAGGCTGCATGCAAATATAAACACATTATTGCTAGAAGAAAACTTGTAGCAGTTGGTGTTACATTGAATTAAATTATTGGGAAACGGACGATGATTTCTGATTCCATTCATTCATTTTCTCGTTCAGGGGTTCGAATTCCACTAAAATACCAACAGTTATTCCTTGAAGGTAAAATTGCGCCAAACTCGCTTTAACGTTATTGACTGGATTAACACTGTGCGCTCAAACATGGCGTAATTTTACCTAGTCATAACTGCTGGCATTTAAGTGTCATGCGTACCCCTTCAATATAAAATGCCTGAATGGAATCAGAAATCATCTGTACTTGGCAATTAAATATTCTATCTTAGAAGATAATGGCTTAACTGAATTTAGCGGTTAATTTGTCTTATAGAACAATGACTGAACTGTAACGATTTTATTTAGCTATTAATTTTTCTTATAAAGCTATAGCTGAACTGTAACGATTTTATTTAGCTATTAATTTTCTTATAAAGCTATGGCTGTACTATAACGATTTTATTTAGCTATTAATTTTATCTTATAAAATAATGACTGAACTGTAACAAAACTTATTAAACTGTACTTCTAACTGTTTTATTCAGTAATCGTGTTTTCTTCTTCTTTATGAAAGAAGTCATATACCTGCTTTGCTGCTCTCATATTCATTGTTTCGATGGCTGCTAGTTCTTCTATGGTAGCGGCTTTTACGTCTGCTAGGGACTGATAATGTTTCATTAGGGCTCTTCTTCTGGCTGTTCCTACCCCTTCTATATCATCTAATATGGAATGAACCTGGGTCTTCCCTCTCAGGCTTCTGTGGAATTCGATAGCAAAACGGTGGGTTTCATCCTGTATCCGGGTGATTAGCTTAAAGGTTTCCGAGGAAGCGGATAAAGGGAGTTCCTGGTCACAGTATAAAAGTCCTCTTGTTCTATGATTATCATCTTTTACCATACCGCATACCGGGATGTTTAGTTTTAGATCTTCCAGGACTTTTAAGGCAATATGTACTTGTCCCTTTCCACCATCCATCAGAATAAGGTCAGGATAACGGTTAAAACTTCCATATTCTTCTCCCAGATTCTTCTCTTTTAATTCTTCCTGCTCTCGCATTCCATGGGTGAACCTTCTGGTTAATACTTCATTCATAGATGCATAGTCATCTGGTCCGACTACCGATTTTATCTTGAATTTTCTATAGTCACTGCGTTTTGGCTTGCCATTTTCATATACAACCATGGAACCAACGGAATCAAATCCGCTGATATTGGAGATATCAAAGGCTTCAATTCTGCGCAGTCCGGGTATATCTAGCATTTCACCCAAGGTAGCCAGAGCTCCGGTGGTCTTGGCTTCTTCTCTCTTTATCTTTTCCGCATCCTGCTGGAGTACCATGGATGCATTCTTTCTGGCTAACTCTACCAGTCTTTCTTTCTCCCCTTTTACCGGCATCTTGATATGAACCTTCTGCCCTCTTTTCGCTGTGAGCCATTCTTCCAGTATATCCTGCTCATCTACACTGTCGCTGACATAAAGCTCTCTTGGCACATAGGGCGTACCGGCATAGAATTGTTTGATAAAGGTGGTGATTAAGCTGTTCTTAGTCTCTCCCCCTATGTTGGTAAGATAATGGTGTTCTCTGCCGATGAGCTTTCCATTTCGTATAAAAAATATCTGGACTACTGCTTCTTCACCGGTACTAGCTACTGCCAATACATCTCTGTCTTCTTGCTCAGAACCTGTGATTTTCTGCTTTTCAGAGATCTGCTTTACACTGTTTAGCAAGTCCCTATACCCGGCTGCTTCTTCAAATTCCATTTTTTCGGAAGCTTCCTGCATTTTAGCTTCTAATCCCTTCAGAACCGGTGCAAAGTTACCATTCAAGAATTCAAGGGCCTGGTTTACGGACTCTTTGTATTCTTCCTTGGAGATATAGCCCTGACAAGGAGCCTTGCATTGCTTGATATGGTAATACAGACAGGGCCTTTCCTTTCCGATATCCTTGGGCAAATTCCGATTACAGGTCCTGGTTAAGTAGAGCTTTTGGATTAATTCTATGGTATCCTTTACAGCCTTGGAACTGGTGTAGGGGCCAAAGTATTTGGCTTTATCCTTACCTCTTTGTCTGGCAAAAAGGACTCGTGGGAAATCCTCCTGAATGGTAACTTTAATATAAGGATAACTCTTATCATCCTTTAACATTGTATTGTATTTCGGACGATGCTCTTTAATCAGATTACATTCCAGAACCAGAGCTTCCAGCTCGGAATCTGTTATGATGTATTCAAAGTACTGAATTCTTGCCACCATTTGCTGAATCTTAGGTGTTAGATTCCTGCTGCTTTGGAAATACTGCCTTACCCTATTCTTAAGACTGATTGCCTTGCCTACATAAATAATCGTGTCATGCTTATCATGCATAATATATACGCCAGGCTTGGCAGGAAGTTTCTTTAATTCTTCTTCTATATTAAAATACATCTTTGCTCCTTTCTGCCTCCCATTATTAAAAGCAGAACTCAAATACTATGGTATCTCTATACTGCATCGAAGCGTGTCTGAAAAAACATTGCACTCTCAGATACAAGTATTTTTCAAACACGCTCCAGATTATTAATTATAATTATATTTAACCGCTGATTACTGCTATTAGTCGGTTGTTTCTTTATTCAAATCCAGGTTTATTACATGATTGTTAAAAGGATCATCCTGTTGTTCATTCCTGACCTCCGGTGTCTTTGAGGCATCTGAAAACACATAGATATCTTTGTTGTTATCATTTTCTTTCTTTCCAATGGAAGAAAGTCCTTTTTCTTCTCTGACGCGGTTCAGGATTTCCATAAATTCTTTGCCGGAGATTGTTTCTTTTTCTATGAGATAATCTGCAATTTCATCCAGAACTTCTCGGTTTCCGGCTAATAATTCCTGGGCTTTCGCGTAGCATTCTTTTAGAATCTTCATTACCTCATGATCGATCTCCGCAGCTGTGGCATCACCGCAATTTAATACCGCACGACCATCAAGGTAGCGATTTTCAATGGACTCTAATCCCATGAGACCAAATTTCTCACTCATACCGTACTGAGTAACCATAGCTCTTGCAAGCTGTGTGGCTTTCTCAATATCATTGGAAGCTCCTGTTGTAATGGAATGAAAGATCAACTCTTCCGCAGCACGACCGCCGTATAGAGTAATGATTCTGGTAAGAAGCTCATCCTTACTCATTAAGTATTTCTCTTCTTCCGGAACCTGCATTACATAGCCTAAGGAACCCATTGTCCTTGGTACAATTGTAATCTTTTGAACCGGCTCCGCGTCTTTTTCAAGAGCTGTAACCAGTGCATGCCCAACCTCGTGATAAGCAACTATTCTCTTTTCTTCCTTACTAAGGATACGGTCTTTCTTTTCTTTACCGGCGATAACTACTTCCACCGATTCAAACAGATCTTCCTGGGTTACTACATTTCTGCCCTGCTTTACAGCAAGTATGGCAGCTTCATTTATCATATTGGCAAGGTCAGAACCAACTGCTCCGGAAGTTGCCAGTGCGATTGCTTCTAAATCAACGGAGTCATGCATTAACACATCTTTGGCATGAACCTTAAGAATATCCACCCTTCCCTTTAAATCAGGCTTATCTACAATAATTCTTCTATCAAAACGTCCCGGGCGAAGCAGCGCTTTATCAAGTACTTCCGGACGATTGGTAGCAGCTAAAATCACGAGTCCTTTGGAGGAATCAAAACCATCCATTTCTGATAATAATTGGTTCAGGGTCTGCTCTCTTTCATCATTACCGCCGCCATAATGGCTATCCCTGCTCTTACCAATTGCATCTACCTCATCAATAAATATAATACAGGGTGCCATCTGCTGAGCCTGTTTAAAGAGGTCTCGAACTCTGGAGGCACCTACACCTACGAACATTTCCACAAAATCAGAACCGGATAGGGAAAAGAAAGGAACTTTGGCTTCACCGGCTACTGCTTTGGCCAGCAAGGTCTTACCGGTTCCGGGAGGTCCAACTAAAAGAGCTCCTTTTGGAAGCTTAGCGCCAATACGTGTATATTTACCGGGATTATGAAGGAAATCCACTAATTCCTTTAAGGATTCCTTGGCCTCTTCCTGACCTGCAACATCTTTAAAGGTAACCCCTGTCTCTTTTTCTACATAGATCTTAGCATTACTCTTTCCAACGCCGCCCATCATACCACCGCTACTCTTGGAAATCATTCTGAAGAGAAAATACCAAACTACATAAATGAGTACAAAGGGAAGAACCCAGGCCAGTATGACATCTAAAATGGAACTTTTCGTACTTGAAGTATCCCTCTTATAATCAACACCTGCTTTTTCAAGCTTTGTAACTAATTGATCATCATTGATAAGACCTGTGTAATATTTTATATTATACACATCACTTGGTTGTTCTTTTGGTTCGATTACTAATCTGTCAGACTCAATTTTAACAGATTTAATCTTACCCTCGTCCAACATACTGTAAAATTTATTATAGGTTATTTCTATATTACTTCCTTCCTGGAGCTGCTTTGCCAGGAATGAGAATAAAATCAAGGTTATAACAGCCGCTAACAGGATATACAGCAATGGTTTCTTACTGTTATTGTTATTGTTTGCTCCGGGTTTGTTATTGTTCCTGTTTTTATTATCCATACTCAACCTCCTTCGTATCCTATTATTATCAAAGGGATTTTCTTTATACTTCTGTCAATACTGCCGGCCCCTTTGATACGGCCGACTCTTTCGGGTTATCCATATGTATATGGATATCATCTGTATAAATGTTTACATTCTATTGCCGGTAACTTCCTTATATGAATGTTCCAAACTTGTATCTTCTTGATTTGAATATACTGAATATACTAGATTTAAACGCCAGTCTTCCTGGGTAGATAGTGGTACCATTGCTTTCATATTATCCCATATTGCTTACATTCAGAACGGTTTATATCCTTAACAGGTATATTTATTCTTTACTGTTGTTTAACTCTTTCACTACTTTGCTTTATATTAATGTAAAATATTTCATATAAGATTTATAGTTATCGGATGCAAATCTTGTTGTTATTTCTAAAACCTTATGATCAGCACCGGCAAAATATATAGGAATTCTCTTAAAAGCTACACTTCATTATAATGTGACTTACTGGATAAATCAATATGTATGTCATGAAATTTTTCTTGTATAAATTAAAAATCTATGAAGTTTTTTTACTTTTTTAAAATTTGTACTGGATTTCTTGAAATAAAGATAGTATAATAGCTGTTGATTGTTTAAAATTCACACAATGCCTTAAACCGATGAAGTTAATCAAACATCGATTATTTAAGGCGTTTTTCATTATAAACAAGCTGCATAGTCATTACTAAAAGCCGTAATGACGTAAAATAGTTACTATACTTAAAATCAAAGGAGGAATCATGTAATGGGAGTCAAGTATGTTTTTGTTACCGGTGGTGTTGTTTCAGGGCTAGGCAAGGGTATAACAGCTGCGTCATTAGGTAGGTTATTAAAGGAACGGGGCTACAAGGTTACCATGCAAAAGTTTGATCCTTATATTAATATCGACCCAGGTACCATGAACCCCATTCAGCATGGTGAAGTCTTTGTAACAGATGACGGTGCCGAAACAGACTTGGATTTAGGTCATTATGAGCGTTTTATCGACGAAAGCCTTACTAAAAAATCCAATGTCACAACCGGTAAAATCTACTGGTCCGTACTATCAAAAGAACGCCGAGGCGATTTTGGCGGAGGAACCGTTCAGGTTATACCACATATCACAAACGAAATTAAAAACCGTTTCTATCACGATGATGAATGCCAAGATACCCAGATTGCTATTATTGAGGTCGGTGGCACCGTCGGAGATATTGAAAGTCAACCCTTTTTAGAAGCTATTCGACAATTTCAGCATGATGTCGGTCATGAAAATTCTATCTTAATCCACGTAACTTTAATTCCTTACTTAAAAGCTTCCGGTGAAATGAAAACCAAGCCAACTCAATCCAGTGTAAAAGAGCTTCAGGGTATGGGTATCCGCCCGGATATTATTGTATGCCGCACCGAGCACCCCTTAGAACCCGGAATCAAAGAAAAAATAGCATTATTCTGTAATGTTCCCAGTAACCATGTTATCCAGAATCTTGATGTAGAGACACTGTACGAGGCTCCTCTTGCTATGGAGAAAGAGCATCTTGCGAATATTGCCTGCGAATGTTTGAATCTTCCATGTCCCACTCCTGATCTGACTGCCTGGGAGAACATGGTGGATGCATTAAAACATCCCGAAAAGGAAGTTACTATCGCTTTGGTTGGTAAATATACTCAGCTTCATGATGCTTATATCAGTGTAGTGGAATCCCTAAAGCATGGAGCTGTTCCTCATAAAGCCTCCGTAAATATCAAATGGATACCTTCTGAGACAGTGACGGACGAAAATGCTGCCGGTATTCTTGACGGAGTAGATGGTATCTTAGTTCCCGGAGGTTTCGGTGACAGAGGAATTGAAGGAAAGATTTCCGCTATCCGCTATGCCCGTGAAAATAATATTCCTTTCTTAGGTCTCTGCCTTGGTATGCAGCTTGCAATTGTGGAAATATCTCGTCATGTAATCGGTTTTGCCGATGCTCACAGCGTAGAACTAGATCCTGCTACCACCCACCCGGTTATCCATCTGATGCCTGAGCAGGATGGTATAGAAGACATCGGCGGTACTTTAAGACTCGGTTCATACCCTTGTGTACTGGAAGATAACAGCAAAGCCTTAGAGCTTTATGGCAATAAGATTATTCAGGAACGCCATAGACATCGTTATGAAGTTAATAACTATTACCGTGAAGATTTTATACGAAATGGTATTAAATTATCCGGTTTATCCCCTGATGGACGTATTGTTGAAATGATGGAATTAGCAAATCATCCTTGGTTTATAGCTACCCAGGCTCATCCGGAATTTAAATCAAGACCAAACAGACCTCACCCCTTGTTTAACGGCTTTGTAGGAGCTGCCATTAAATATAAGGAAGCACAATAATACAAGCTCACTTTCTTAGGATTAATTAGGGTTCTATAATAAATTAGTGGTGTTACCTGCACCATATAATTATTATAGAACCCTATTTTTATTTCCTGTTAATTATTAAATTTAAAGACTTAGGAGTATGATAAAGCTGCATATATTATCGTTCCTGCAAGAACTAATCAGCGTAATTTAGGCTTCATGCCTCCAGATTTATCTGCTGAAACTTCATTACCCCTTGGCATTTCTTTTTGTTCAGTTTCATTATTTACATCTCCTCAAGAGTAAAGCCCAGCTACAATGTGATAAAAACTCATCACATGTTCCGCGTCTTCTTCTGTCACTTCTGATTTCGCGTTTTAATATTACTTTTTTCATGAGATGCTAACTCATTTCAATTCTATATCCGCTTTCCGCCATAAGAATCAATCAATTCGTGATGCCAGGAACCATACATTATCGAATTAACATTTAATAACAGCCTAAATTTTTATTTCTTAAAAAGTGAACGTATCACTACCAATCCGGAACCAATAAATATACAAATATCTGAGATATTAAAAACAATCTTCTTTAAGAATTTGAAGCTGAAATAATCAACCACATATCCACGGGTAAAACGGTCTGCTACATTACTTAAGGCTCCGCCAAGTATTAGAGCCATTGCAAATTTCAGAAGCTTGTCTCCCTTTTTGGGAAGCAGCAAGAGAAACATAAGCAGTGCAACACCCAACAATGTGCAGGAAATGGTCTTTACAACTTTAACATCATTCTCAAGAAAGTTCAGCATAGCTCCCTTATTATGATATCGTTCTATCACAATATTGCCGCCTAAAATTTCTTCCTTCTTATGCATTTCTTTGTTTTTTTCAATGTAGTTCTTTATCTTCCATTCTGTCAAAAATATTCCTGCAATTAAGATGAAATAAAACATACCTCGCCTCCTGTATCCCTATCTAGACCATTGCTCTGTAATCTTTTGTACTACTTCATTATAGTAAATTTTTACATGTACATCAAGAAATAAGATTTGATTTAAGAAAAACTTAAGTATTCCGAATTTTATGATATTGGTAGCTTCATTACAAAGATATTCGTAGTTATTTAATTAATGAGAACAGTTTGAATGTTTAGCATAGATTCACTTTAATTTGTTTCTCATCATTATAAATTTCTTGTAGTATATTTGCACTTTCGTTTACAGGTTATCCACGCTGTCTAAAGTTTAATGAAAACAAGAAAGAGGTCAGGTCAAATTATTGCTTCGAATTACCGCTTGTTTTCTGAACTCCTCTGCACCTTCCGTATTTCCGGATTTTTCATAACAAAGGGCTAGCCTTTCCAAAGGCAGGTCTTTCGAATAATGTATATTAAGCTCAGCTTCTGTTTCGTAAGCAGCATTCATAAACCATATAACCGCTTCTGCTATATCTTCCTTCTGATAAAAATATTCACCAACTTCATAGCAAACTTCTGCACTTGCTTTTCCCATTGCCACATTTTTTAAGGCATACTTTAGTATAAGTTCGGAATCCTTTTTTATACGTCCGCAACGAACTAAGATACATTGAATCAACTTTAACAAATCAGAAGATACTTCCTGCTCTAAAAGACTTGTAAAAAAAGGTTCAGCATCCAGGAAATCCTGGTCATCTCCTGCTATATAAAGTTCTCTTGCATACATTCCAATTAATTTATCAGAAATGGTAATCCCCTTTTTTATCAGTCTTTGGAATACCTTAAAATCTCTGGATGCATGATTGCTCTCCGGCATATGCAATATCTCAATCTCACTGTCATATATAACCGGCTGCAATATCACTGTTTCATGAATGGGATCCACCCAGTAAAACGGACGAAGTCTCTTAAATAACTTGGGCCTGTACTCCTCATTAAAATTATAGGTCGTGTTATATTGCAGTTGATTTGTATAGAGCATCTGTACGATATCTATTTCCGGCAGCAGGCACTGTTTAAGACTTCGAAATCTTTCTCTGTTCGTTTCATCAATAACCTCATCTGCATCAGCAACATAAATATAATCCATTCCAGCTTTCGAAAAAGAGAAATTTCTGGCGGCTGCAAAATCATCCACCCATTCAAAATCATATATCTTACAGGAATATTCTTCTGCTATTTCCTTCGTTCGATCGGTTGAGCCTGTATCCACAAGTATTATCTCATCCACTAATCCAGCAAGGCTGTCAAGACAACGCTGTAAAACTCTTTCTTCGTTTTTCACAATCATACATGCACTTATAGTTATCATATTGTTCTCCACTTCAGATGACATAATATAAGTTTATTCGTCATATTGTCCTATGGTTTTTCCTATTCCTGTACATTTCATACAAAAACAGGTATTTCATACTAATTTTATCACATTAATAACATTATCCTTAAACATTGTTTCTGACTCCGTTAAGGAATTTTTATGTTACCATTTCCTTAGAAATACTGGAGTTTTTTTAAAGCTCGTTATGCTTTTGTGATAAATACCTATAATCCAATTAAATATTTGGTAAAATATACTAGTTCCTACGACCTATTTCAAAAAATAAATGTAAATTTATGGTTAACATTTTGCACAAGTATTTTGTAAAATATCGTCGATTTACCAATATTGTACTATTATTATAGTCGTGCTATAATAAAGACATAGCAAGCAAGACTTGCTAAATACACTTCTTTTAACCAGAGCTCTATATGACATACATTTCTGTTATGGCATGAGCATGGTTGTCTAGTATTTCTGAATTCAGTTAATATTCTTCGGAACAGGGGTTTTTAGAGCGGGGATGCTCTAAAAACCCCTGTTCTTGTATACTAATTTAACATTGATTTGTCAAAACTAAAGCCCTGACTGATAACTAATAGAAAAAGGTGAATATCCCCTTTCAGTTCAACTCCGTTCATGTACATTATCTATTACAGTATTCTAGTAATCATTAATAATTTTGCTCCATGACCATACTATACAAATCTTCTACATGTTCAGCGGTTTTATCCCAAGAAAACTTTGATTTTTGAATATATCCTTTACTTATCAACTCTTCTCGTAAATTTGATGAGTTGATTACATGTTCCATTTCGTATCCAAGTTGTTCTGTGTCATAAGCGTTAACATAAATTACCGCATCCCCACCGACTTCAGGAAGTGATGTATTATCAGCTGTAATAACTGGGCAGCCACAAGCCATTGCTTCGAGAACAGGTATGCCAAACCCTTCACATATTGAAGGAAACACAAAGCATAACGCATTGGAATAGAGTTTGCGCTTTTGTTCAACTGTAATATAGCCAGGAGTTATAATACGATCTTTATATGGCGAGTTATTTATTGTTTCGTATATATCAGTAGGATTATCCCAAGTTGGTTTACCTGCAAGAACAAGTTTTATACTTTTATTTTTTTCAGCAACCATATTATAGGCTTCTATTATTCGTACAACGTTTTTCTTATTCTCAAATGTTCCAACGAACAGTATGTAGTCACCATCTACAATATCATTGACACTTGACTTGTCTTTAAATATCTGTTCTTCATCGTATGATAGATATATAACTTTGATTCTTTCTTCAGGTATGCTCGAATACAATAAAATTTCTTTTTTCGCAGACTCAGAATCAGCAATAATATATGGATTTTGCCGTTGTACTCGTTCTAAAGCTATATCATGTAAAAGTGTTGCATTGGGCGAAACAAATCCCGGAAATGCCCTCCAGCTTACATCGTGAAATGTAACTATCATCTTACCGTTTAGTTTTGTTGGTATTGATACTGGCACCATAAAATGATACACATCACCGAGTGTATTCGTCCATTCATTATAACTTTTATCGGCAAATACACTGTCATCACGGGAGGCAATCCGATAGTCCAGTTCATTACACTCATGCATAGGTACATTATATTTACCAAAAAGCTTTTCAGCTCGCTCAAAATTTCCAACTTCACGCTTGAAATCAAAATATGTCAACTCGTAATTAAATTTTTTACGTTTAAGTAATGTCTGTATAAGGCTTGTTGCATAGTGACCGACACCACGTGGTTGAGGGTGCCCTACTGCATGCTGGGCTTCAAGAACTATATTCACATCTAATCACCTCGACACAATATTTTTTCTGCTTTTTGATATAATATTGGAGTTATTTTCTCATATTTATCTGCTATCATAAGCATATTTATAGACTTCCTCTGTCATTTGTGCAGTCTTATCCCATGAGAATTTCTTAGCCTGTATAAATCCCATATTAATATATT
It includes:
- a CDS encoding glycosyltransferase family 4 protein, whose protein sequence is MNIVLEAQHAVGHPQPRGVGHYATSLIQTLLKRKKFNYELTYFDFKREVGNFERAEKLFGKYNVPMHECNELDYRIASRDDSVFADKSYNEWTNTLGDVYHFMVPVSIPTKLNGKMIVTFHDVSWRAFPGFVSPNATLLHDIALERVQRQNPYIIADSESAKKEILLYSSIPEERIKVIYLSYDEEQIFKDKSSVNDIVDGDYILFVGTFENKKNVVRIIEAYNMVAEKNKSIKLVLAGKPTWDNPTDIYETINNSPYKDRIITPGYITVEQKRKLYSNALCFVFPSICEGFGIPVLEAMACGCPVITADNTSLPEVGGDAVIYVNAYDTEQLGYEMEHVINSSNLREELISKGYIQKSKFSWDKTAEHVEDLYSMVMEQNY
- a CDS encoding CTP synthase — protein: MGVKYVFVTGGVVSGLGKGITAASLGRLLKERGYKVTMQKFDPYINIDPGTMNPIQHGEVFVTDDGAETDLDLGHYERFIDESLTKKSNVTTGKIYWSVLSKERRGDFGGGTVQVIPHITNEIKNRFYHDDECQDTQIAIIEVGGTVGDIESQPFLEAIRQFQHDVGHENSILIHVTLIPYLKASGEMKTKPTQSSVKELQGMGIRPDIIVCRTEHPLEPGIKEKIALFCNVPSNHVIQNLDVETLYEAPLAMEKEHLANIACECLNLPCPTPDLTAWENMVDALKHPEKEVTIALVGKYTQLHDAYISVVESLKHGAVPHKASVNIKWIPSETVTDENAAGILDGVDGILVPGGFGDRGIEGKISAIRYARENNIPFLGLCLGMQLAIVEISRHVIGFADAHSVELDPATTHPVIHLMPEQDGIEDIGGTLRLGSYPCVLEDNSKALELYGNKIIQERHRHRYEVNNYYREDFIRNGIKLSGLSPDGRIVEMMELANHPWFIATQAHPEFKSRPNRPHPLFNGFVGAAIKYKEAQ
- the ftsH gene encoding ATP-dependent zinc metalloprotease FtsH, encoding MDNKNRNNNKPGANNNNNSKKPLLYILLAAVITLILFSFLAKQLQEGSNIEITYNKFYSMLDEGKIKSVKIESDRLVIEPKEQPSDVYNIKYYTGLINDDQLVTKLEKAGVDYKRDTSSTKSSILDVILAWVLPFVLIYVVWYFLFRMISKSSGGMMGGVGKSNAKIYVEKETGVTFKDVAGQEEAKESLKELVDFLHNPGKYTRIGAKLPKGALLVGPPGTGKTLLAKAVAGEAKVPFFSLSGSDFVEMFVGVGASRVRDLFKQAQQMAPCIIFIDEVDAIGKSRDSHYGGGNDEREQTLNQLLSEMDGFDSSKGLVILAATNRPEVLDKALLRPGRFDRRIIVDKPDLKGRVDILKVHAKDVLMHDSVDLEAIALATSGAVGSDLANMINEAAILAVKQGRNVVTQEDLFESVEVVIAGKEKKDRILSKEEKRIVAYHEVGHALVTALEKDAEPVQKITIVPRTMGSLGYVMQVPEEEKYLMSKDELLTRIITLYGGRAAEELIFHSITTGASNDIEKATQLARAMVTQYGMSEKFGLMGLESIENRYLDGRAVLNCGDATAAEIDHEVMKILKECYAKAQELLAGNREVLDEIADYLIEKETISGKEFMEILNRVREEKGLSSIGKKENDNNKDIYVFSDASKTPEVRNEQQDDPFNNHVINLDLNKETTD
- the uvrC gene encoding excinuclease ABC subunit UvrC translates to MYFNIEEELKKLPAKPGVYIMHDKHDTIIYVGKAISLKNRVRQYFQSSRNLTPKIQQMVARIQYFEYIITDSELEALVLECNLIKEHRPKYNTMLKDDKSYPYIKVTIQEDFPRVLFARQRGKDKAKYFGPYTSSKAVKDTIELIQKLYLTRTCNRNLPKDIGKERPCLYYHIKQCKAPCQGYISKEEYKESVNQALEFLNGNFAPVLKGLEAKMQEASEKMEFEEAAGYRDLLNSVKQISEKQKITGSEQEDRDVLAVASTGEEAVVQIFFIRNGKLIGREHHYLTNIGGETKNSLITTFIKQFYAGTPYVPRELYVSDSVDEQDILEEWLTAKRGQKVHIKMPVKGEKERLVELARKNASMVLQQDAEKIKREEAKTTGALATLGEMLDIPGLRRIEAFDISNISGFDSVGSMVVYENGKPKRSDYRKFKIKSVVGPDDYASMNEVLTRRFTHGMREQEELKEKNLGEEYGSFNRYPDLILMDGGKGQVHIALKVLEDLKLNIPVCGMVKDDNHRTRGLLYCDQELPLSASSETFKLITRIQDETHRFAIEFHRSLRGKTQVHSILDDIEGVGTARRRALMKHYQSLADVKAATIEELAAIETMNMRAAKQVYDFFHKEEENTITE
- a CDS encoding glycosyltransferase family 2 protein, with translation MITISACMIVKNEERVLQRCLDSLAGLVDEIILVDTGSTDRTKEIAEEYSCKIYDFEWVDDFAAARNFSFSKAGMDYIYVADADEVIDETNRERFRSLKQCLLPEIDIVQMLYTNQLQYNTTYNFNEEYRPKLFKRLRPFYWVDPIHETVILQPVIYDSEIEILHMPESNHASRDFKVFQRLIKKGITISDKLIGMYARELYIAGDDQDFLDAEPFFTSLLEQEVSSDLLKLIQCILVRCGRIKKDSELILKYALKNVAMGKASAEVCYEVGEYFYQKEDIAEAVIWFMNAAYETEAELNIHYSKDLPLERLALCYEKSGNTEGAEEFRKQAVIRSNNLT
- the lspA gene encoding signal peptidase II; the protein is MFYFILIAGIFLTEWKIKNYIEKNKEMHKKEEILGGNIVIERYHNKGAMLNFLENDVKVVKTISCTLLGVALLMFLLLLPKKGDKLLKFAMALILGGALSNVADRFTRGYVVDYFSFKFLKKIVFNISDICIFIGSGLVVIRSLFKK
- the hprK gene encoding HPr(Ser) kinase/phosphatase; the encoded protein is MYTVQLSKLIEKMNLENLTPELDIRHIKLSQPDVNRPALQLAGFFDYFDSERVQVIGHVENAYLQKISEDELGILSKLMDCKVPCIVFCRNIEVKEEIIKLAYEKGIPLLRTAKTTSSFMAEVIRWLNVELAPRISIHGVLVDVYGEGILITGESGIGKSEAALELIKRGHRLVTDDVVEIKKVSDDTLIGTAPDITRHFIELRGIGIIDVKTLFGVESVKNTQSIDLVIKLEEWNKDQEYDRLGLEEQYTEFLGNKVVCHSIPIRPGRNLAIIVESAAVNYRQKKMGYNAAQELYNRVTNNLMKKSKQEDDEN